One genomic window of Punica granatum isolate Tunisia-2019 chromosome 1, ASM765513v2, whole genome shotgun sequence includes the following:
- the LOC116201192 gene encoding zinc finger CCCH domain-containing protein 53 isoform X2, protein MDGYEATRMVFSRIQSIDPENASKIMGLLLIQDHGEKEMIRLAFGPEALLHSVILKSRKDLGLPSNSPSSPSTPSSPSPFLSTNPIAIARQNSRLSSACGGGVSFSPPLANVSSPSSWAALSDSLQRREELVDSNGFGGVQSGSSSSIYGNGSSDSMIDEFQLQDQLSFLNDCSPPLGPNNAELLCPQSDMLSSPTGWGSSVHRRSCSVSDVCLGSEDPSSGIGWKPCLYYARGFCKNGNSCRFLHGGGLGDSAAAVLMGGPDGGSPVVGSPSKVDLMGQCHELLRSKSAQQQRLAAASQLMGGSSTAFPYSPKSLNLLLQHQQNDAQRAAAALMMGEDIYNKYGRSRLERNDFSMNGMTSPASRQIYLTFPADSTFREDDVSNYFSIYGPVQDVRIPYQQKRMFGFVTFVYPETVKLILAKGNPHFVCDARVLVKPYKEKGKVPDKKQQQQAMERGEFSPCGTPTGLDSRAGPFDLHLGTRSFYNSQDMMWRRKLEEQADLQQALELQSQRLMNLQLLDVKKHHHHRALSTGSPIPSPTQASNLFNQTFVLPSISSSPGFQEENGSIPASAIPGTNDNQPIHPIVTSGTGNDPICNDKNGSDKESSNNEDGDLPESLEHNLPDSPFASPAPTNASSDYNSAFSSMVNEVDRKEASSASSPALTNNNMASPSLVPAAAAVDMASFKSFNCQMPRFSSGHGAIGMYAGASGPTYPVGV, encoded by the exons ATGGATGGTTATGAAGCAACGAGGATGGTCTTCTCAAGAATCCAAAGCATAGACCCTGAGAATGCTTCCAAGATCATGGGTCTCCTCCTGATCCAGGACCATGGCGAGAAGGAGATGATCCGCCTCGCCTTCGGGCCCGAGGCCCTGCTCCACTCGGTCATCCTCAAGTCCAGGAAGGACCTCGGCCTCCCCTCAAACTCACCCTCGAGTCCCTCCACTCCTTCCTCGCCTTCCCCGTTCCTCTCGACTAACCCCATCGCCATTGCCCGCCAGAATTCTAGGCTGAGTTCTGCTTGCGGCGGTGGGGTCAGCTTCTCCCCGCCCCTAGCCAACGTCTCCAGCCCATCCTCATGGGCTGCTCTCTCTGATAGTCTTCAGAGAAGAGAGGAGCTGGTCGATTCTAACGGATTCGGCGGCGTACAGAGCGGGTCTTCCTCTTCCATCTATGGGAATGGAAGCAGCGACTCCATGATTGATGAGTTCCAGCTGCAGGACCAGCTCTCTTTTCTCAACGACTGCTCTCCTCCCCTCGGCCCAAATAACGCGGAACTCCTCTGCCCACAGTCGGACATGCTGTCCTCTCCGACGGGCTGGGGCAGTTCTGTTCACCGTCGGAGCTGCTCCGTCAGTGATGTGTGCCTGGGCTCTGAGGACCCTTCTTCGGGGATTGGGTGGAAGCCATGTCTGTACTACGCTAGAGGGTTCTGCAAGAACGGGAACAGCTGCAGGTTCTTGCATGGTGGCGGGCTGGGCGACTCTGCCGCCGCAGTCCTGATGGGCGGCCCTGACGGTGGTTCTCCGGTGGTCGGCTCTCCGAGTAAGGTGGACTTGATGGGACAGTGCCATGAGCTGCTTAGATCCAAGTCAGCCCAGCAGCAGAGACTTGCTGCTGCTTCTCAGCTCATGGGGGGTTCATCTACTGCTTTCCCTTACTCTCCCAAGTCCCTCAACTTGCTTTTGCAGCACCAACAGAACGATGCTCAGAG GGCGGCTGCTGCTTTGATGATGGGAGAGGATATCTACAACAAGTATGGGAGATCGAGACTCGAGAGGAACGATTTCTCGATGAATGGAATGACGAGCCCTGCCTCAAGACAGATATACTTGACTTTCCCTGCTGATAGCACTTTCAGGGAAGATGATGTTTCCAACTATTTCAG CATCTATGGGCCTGTGCAAGATGTGAGGATCCCGTATCAGCAGAAGAGGATGTTTGGTTTTGTAACTTTTGTTTACCCAGAAACTGTGAAGCTGATTCTTGCCAAAGGAAACCCACACTTTGTCTGTGATGCTCGAGTTCTCGTCAAGCCTTACAAGGAGAAGGGCAAAGTTCCAGACAA gaagcagcagcagcaagcgATGGAAAGAGGTGAATTCTCCCCGTGTGGTACTCCCACTGGGCTTGATTCAAGAGCTGGACCTTTTGatctccatctag GGACTAGGAGTTTTTACAATTCTCAGGACATGATGTGGAGGAGGAAACTAGAGGAGCAAGCAGATTTACAGCAGGCACTCGAACTTCAGAGTCAGAGGCTGATGAATTTGCAGCTTCTCGATGTGAAGAAGCATCACCACCATCGAGCCCTTTCCACAGGGTCACCCATTCCTTCCCCGACTCAAGCATCCAATTTGTTCAATCAGACCTTCGTTCTTCCGTCAATTAGCAGTAGCCCAGGTTTCCAAGAAG AGAATGGATCTATTCCTGCCTCAGCAATTCCGGGGACTAATGATAATCAGCCAATCCACCCGATTGTCACTTCCGGCACTGGAAATGATCCGATCTGCAACGATAAGAATGGCAGTGACAAGGAAAGCTCCAATAATGAAGATGGTGACTTGCCTGAAAG CTTGGAGCATAATCTACCTGATAGCCCCTTTGCATCTCCCGCTCCCACTAATGCCTCCTCAGATTACAACTCGGCTTTCTCAAGCATGGTCAACGAGGTGGACCGTAAGGAGGCTTCCTCAGCATCATCTCCAGCTTTGACTAACAACAATATGGCCTCTCCATCCCTAGTTCCAGCCGCCGCCGCTGTGGACATGGCATCCTTCAAATCTTTTAATTGTCAGATGCCTCG ATTCTCCTCTGGTCATGGAGCCATTGGAATGTATGCTGGTGCCAGCGGCCCAACTTACCCAGTTGGCGTGTAG
- the LOC116201192 gene encoding zinc finger CCCH domain-containing protein 53 isoform X1, which produces MDGYEATRMVFSRIQSIDPENASKIMGLLLIQDHGEKEMIRLAFGPEALLHSVILKSRKDLGLPSNSPSSPSTPSSPSPFLSTNPIAIARQNSRLSSACGGGVSFSPPLANVSSPSSWAALSDSLQRREELVDSNGFGGVQSGSSSSIYGNGSSDSMIDEFQLQDQLSFLNDCSPPLGPNNAELLCPQSDMLSSPTGWGSSVHRRSCSVSDVCLGSEDPSSGIGWKPCLYYARGFCKNGNSCRFLHGGGLGDSAAAVLMGGPDGGSPVVGSPSKVDLMGQCHELLRSKSAQQQRLAAASQLMGGSSTAFPYSPKSLNLLLQHQQNDAQRAAAALMMGEDIYNKYGRSRLERNDFSMNGMTSPASRQIYLTFPADSTFREDDVSNYFSIYGPVQDVRIPYQQKRMFGFVTFVYPETVKLILAKGNPHFVCDARVLVKPYKEKGKVPDKYRKQQQQAMERGEFSPCGTPTGLDSRAGPFDLHLGTRSFYNSQDMMWRRKLEEQADLQQALELQSQRLMNLQLLDVKKHHHHRALSTGSPIPSPTQASNLFNQTFVLPSISSSPGFQEENGSIPASAIPGTNDNQPIHPIVTSGTGNDPICNDKNGSDKESSNNEDGDLPESLEHNLPDSPFASPAPTNASSDYNSAFSSMVNEVDRKEASSASSPALTNNNMASPSLVPAAAAVDMASFKSFNCQMPRFSSGHGAIGMYAGASGPTYPVGV; this is translated from the exons ATGGATGGTTATGAAGCAACGAGGATGGTCTTCTCAAGAATCCAAAGCATAGACCCTGAGAATGCTTCCAAGATCATGGGTCTCCTCCTGATCCAGGACCATGGCGAGAAGGAGATGATCCGCCTCGCCTTCGGGCCCGAGGCCCTGCTCCACTCGGTCATCCTCAAGTCCAGGAAGGACCTCGGCCTCCCCTCAAACTCACCCTCGAGTCCCTCCACTCCTTCCTCGCCTTCCCCGTTCCTCTCGACTAACCCCATCGCCATTGCCCGCCAGAATTCTAGGCTGAGTTCTGCTTGCGGCGGTGGGGTCAGCTTCTCCCCGCCCCTAGCCAACGTCTCCAGCCCATCCTCATGGGCTGCTCTCTCTGATAGTCTTCAGAGAAGAGAGGAGCTGGTCGATTCTAACGGATTCGGCGGCGTACAGAGCGGGTCTTCCTCTTCCATCTATGGGAATGGAAGCAGCGACTCCATGATTGATGAGTTCCAGCTGCAGGACCAGCTCTCTTTTCTCAACGACTGCTCTCCTCCCCTCGGCCCAAATAACGCGGAACTCCTCTGCCCACAGTCGGACATGCTGTCCTCTCCGACGGGCTGGGGCAGTTCTGTTCACCGTCGGAGCTGCTCCGTCAGTGATGTGTGCCTGGGCTCTGAGGACCCTTCTTCGGGGATTGGGTGGAAGCCATGTCTGTACTACGCTAGAGGGTTCTGCAAGAACGGGAACAGCTGCAGGTTCTTGCATGGTGGCGGGCTGGGCGACTCTGCCGCCGCAGTCCTGATGGGCGGCCCTGACGGTGGTTCTCCGGTGGTCGGCTCTCCGAGTAAGGTGGACTTGATGGGACAGTGCCATGAGCTGCTTAGATCCAAGTCAGCCCAGCAGCAGAGACTTGCTGCTGCTTCTCAGCTCATGGGGGGTTCATCTACTGCTTTCCCTTACTCTCCCAAGTCCCTCAACTTGCTTTTGCAGCACCAACAGAACGATGCTCAGAG GGCGGCTGCTGCTTTGATGATGGGAGAGGATATCTACAACAAGTATGGGAGATCGAGACTCGAGAGGAACGATTTCTCGATGAATGGAATGACGAGCCCTGCCTCAAGACAGATATACTTGACTTTCCCTGCTGATAGCACTTTCAGGGAAGATGATGTTTCCAACTATTTCAG CATCTATGGGCCTGTGCAAGATGTGAGGATCCCGTATCAGCAGAAGAGGATGTTTGGTTTTGTAACTTTTGTTTACCCAGAAACTGTGAAGCTGATTCTTGCCAAAGGAAACCCACACTTTGTCTGTGATGCTCGAGTTCTCGTCAAGCCTTACAAGGAGAAGGGCAAAGTTCCAGACAAGTACAG gaagcagcagcagcaagcgATGGAAAGAGGTGAATTCTCCCCGTGTGGTACTCCCACTGGGCTTGATTCAAGAGCTGGACCTTTTGatctccatctag GGACTAGGAGTTTTTACAATTCTCAGGACATGATGTGGAGGAGGAAACTAGAGGAGCAAGCAGATTTACAGCAGGCACTCGAACTTCAGAGTCAGAGGCTGATGAATTTGCAGCTTCTCGATGTGAAGAAGCATCACCACCATCGAGCCCTTTCCACAGGGTCACCCATTCCTTCCCCGACTCAAGCATCCAATTTGTTCAATCAGACCTTCGTTCTTCCGTCAATTAGCAGTAGCCCAGGTTTCCAAGAAG AGAATGGATCTATTCCTGCCTCAGCAATTCCGGGGACTAATGATAATCAGCCAATCCACCCGATTGTCACTTCCGGCACTGGAAATGATCCGATCTGCAACGATAAGAATGGCAGTGACAAGGAAAGCTCCAATAATGAAGATGGTGACTTGCCTGAAAG CTTGGAGCATAATCTACCTGATAGCCCCTTTGCATCTCCCGCTCCCACTAATGCCTCCTCAGATTACAACTCGGCTTTCTCAAGCATGGTCAACGAGGTGGACCGTAAGGAGGCTTCCTCAGCATCATCTCCAGCTTTGACTAACAACAATATGGCCTCTCCATCCCTAGTTCCAGCCGCCGCCGCTGTGGACATGGCATCCTTCAAATCTTTTAATTGTCAGATGCCTCG ATTCTCCTCTGGTCATGGAGCCATTGGAATGTATGCTGGTGCCAGCGGCCCAACTTACCCAGTTGGCGTGTAG
- the LOC116193892 gene encoding basic leucine zipper 23-like, with protein sequence MRIYMMLSLVNWQVRFMFSVRMCVVASFAYILGFHPPVSLLISFDKKKTAIAKSLEGPKISSSVVMDDGEVKLSDHILLPQPDSSTNFPNSASVDSFLEELLKNTRTCTHTHTCIPPGPDSSGHTHTCYHAHTRVLTSEEDESQRKPSSDKSKRPLGNREAVRKYREKKKAHTAYLEEEVKKLRALNQQLVRKLQGQAILEAEVVRLRGLLLDLRGKIDNELGVFPFQKPCTSTNTLKEGDCRVRCETDLPCLHPHFGLSSQAQGCIGGAGKVSVASIDSRVKMGDDTVSPDGYLMDRVGALVSSASQAE encoded by the coding sequence atgagaatatatatgatgCTTTCTTTAGTCAATTGGCAGGTTCGGTTTATGTTCTCAGTCAGGATGTGCGTTGTTGCTTCCTTTGCATATATTCTTGGATTCCACCCACCTGTCTCattattgatttcttttgataaaaaaaagactGCAATTGCTAAATCCCTCGAAGGGCCGAAGATTAGCAGCTCGGTCGTTATGGATGATGGAGAGGTAAAGCTCTCAGACCATATCCTGTTGCCCCAACCCGACTCGTCCACCAATTTCCCgaactcggcctctgtggatTCGTTTCTGGAAGAGTTGTTGAAGAACACCAGAACCTGTACTCACACTCACACTTGCATCCCGCCCGGCCCCGATTCTTCGGGCCACACTCACACCTGCTACCACGCGCACACCCGGGTCCTCACGTCCGAGGAAGACGAATCCCAAAGAAAGCCCTCCTCGGATAAGTCCAAACGGCCTCTGGGAAATCGAGAAGCGGTGAGGAAGTACAGGGAGAAGAAAAAGGCCCACACGGCTTATTTGGAGGAGGAAGTCAAAAAGTTGCGCGCCCTGAACCAGCAGCTGGTCAGGAAGCTGCAGGGTCAGGCGATTCTCGAAGCCGAGGTTGTGAGGCTGAGGGGCCTTCTGTTGGATCTTAGAGGGAAAATAGATAACGAGCTGGGAGTTTTCCCCTTTCAGAAGCCGTGCACCTCGACCAACACGTTGAAGGAAGGTGATTGCCGGGTAAGGTGCGAGACCGATTTACCGTGCCTTCATCCTCATTTTGGACTGTCTTCTCAAGCACAGGGCTGCATCGGTGGCGCGGGGAAGGTGTCGGTTGCTAGCATAGATTCCAGGGTCAAAATGGGCGATGACACCGTGAGTCCTGATGGGTACTTGATGGACAGAGTCGGGGCATTGGTTTCTTCTGCATCTCAAGCCGAATGA